The Marivirga tractuosa DSM 4126 genome contains the following window.
ATTCAATATTCAATCTGTCCATACTTTAAATCCATCAGTTATGAATTTAGCTAAGATTCCGGTCGGTGTGCCACCGACCGGGGTAGCCGCTATGGTTGGTGGCACACCAACCATTCTAACTTTAAATCACTCTAAGAAACTTTCTCAAACCAATGCGGTAGTTTCACCTGATCTGTATAGAATTTTTTCCTGCTGTGGTTACTATCGAATGGGACAATTTTTTCTATTCGATCAGTTTTAGGATGATAGAAGGCTTCCACGTAAAAGTCATTCAATAAAAAGAGATTGACCTTATAGCGATAGTATCGAATAGAGGTTACAAATTCTCCATCGACATATAAAGTCTTTATTTTCTTGAATAAACTTAAATTTACAAATTCTTCTACCTTCACCGACTTACTTCTTTTTAATGGTGTACAAATCTTTTCTTCTATCCTTCAAATTACGCACGCTTCCGTAAGTATGCAATTCTTTTAGCAAATTAACATCTACATCTGCAATTACAGTCATTTCTGTATTGGGTGTGGCTTCTGTTTTCACGCCATTAGTTGGGAATGCGAAATCAGATGGCGTAAAAACCCCAGATTGAGCAAACTGAATATCCATATTATTTACTTTAGGCAAGTTGCCTACACTACCCGCAATCGCAACATAACATTCGTTTTCAATAGCTCTTGCTTGAGAGCATAATCTAACTCTCATATATCCATTTTGTGTATCGGTTAAAAATGGTACGAAAAGTATTTTAACTCCTTCGTCAGCTAAAAGTCTTCCCATCTCAGGAAATTCTACATCGTAGCATATATTGATTCCTATTTTACCACAGTCGGTATCAAATGCTTGTATTTTCTTTCCACCTGTCATACCCCAAGCACTCACTTCTGCCGGTGTCATATGGATTTTCTCATAAGTCTCACTTGTACCGTCTCTTCTGCATAAAAATCCTTTGTTGTATAATTTCCCTCTATTCATTACCGGCATACTCCCTGTAATGATGTTGACATTATAATTGATGGCGTATTCCTGAAATATCTCCTTTAGTGGCTCAGTATATTTAGCTAACTCCCTAATAGCGGTTGCTTCATCCAAATGATTGAACTCTGCCATCAATGGTGCATTGAATAATTCTGGAAATAATATAAAATCGCATTGATAACCACTTACCACATCAATAAAGAACTCAATTTGCTCTTGCATTGCCTTTAAAGAAGGAGTAGGACGCATTTGCCATTGAACTAAACCCAATCGAATAACTGTCTTTGGAATATGAACATATTCCTCAGAAGGTTCATAGTAAATGTTATTCCATTCTATGAGGGCTGCAAATTCAGCCGATTGTTTGTCTCCTGGTAAATAACCTTTTAAAACCTTCTTAACATGGAAATCATTAGATAATTGGAAGGATAAAGTTTTGTCATAAACCTCTTTCGCAATTACTTTTTGGATGTATTGCTTTGGGGTAAATTTCTCAGCGTACTTAGAATATCCCGGAAGCCTACCTCCGGCTATAATTGACTTAAGGTTTAATTGTTCGACTAAATCTTTTCGGGCATCGTACATTCTACGACCTACCCTCATCCCTCTAAAGTCAGGATGTACAAATACATCTATACCATAAAATACGTCCCCGTCAGGATCATGCGTATCAAAGGTTTCGTTTCCAGTAATTTCTTTATAAGTATGATTATCTCCAAATTTTGAGTAATCTACCACAATGGATAATGCACAGCCCGCTACTTGTCCATTAACTAAAACGCATAATTGCCCTTCAGGAAATTTATCAATCAGTGTTTTGATGTGTTCCACTTCCCATAAATCATCCCATCCCGCATAAGCCTTTTTCATAGACTTAAGTAAACTTCGGTAATCCTTTAATTTGAGATTCTCTAGGGTAACAATAAAATTGTCTTGCATAATAATGATTAATTGGCTTTTGAATTGAAGCCTATAAAAATACGTTTAAAAAGAAAAAACCACAGCAATATAAGCGAATTTCACTTGAGCTGTGGTTTCAAAATATTTTTGGTTCTCTTAAATTGGAACGTTTACGTGTCTTTCAGCATGGTAAGAAGAACGAACTAATGGACCTGACTCCACATATTTCAAACCTCTTTTCAAACCTTCTTCTCTGTACATATCAAAAACTTCAGGATGCACATATTCAATCACATCATGATGTCTTTTGGTGGGCTGTAAATACTGGCCAACAGTTAAAATATCACAACCATGGGCAACTAAATCATCCATGGTAGCAAACATTTCATCTTGTGTTTCACCTAAACCCACCATGATTCCGGTCTTAGTTCTTTTACCGTATTCCTTAGTAAGCTTAATTTGGTCTAAACTTCTTTGGTATTTAGCCTGAGGTCTCACCCTTCTATAGAGACTAGGAACAGTTTCAATATTGTGAGAGACTACTTCCTGTCCTGCTTCAATCATTCTATAAAGAGCATCCCATTTTCCTTTTACATCTGGGATTAAAGTCTCTATTGTCGTTTCGGGAGATAATTCTTTGGTTTTAACAACAGTCTGATACCAAATTTCAGCACCTCTGTCTTTTAACTCATCTCTATTTACTGATGTTAAAACGGCATGTTTTACACCCATTTTTTTGATAGCTTCTGCTACCCTCTGCGGCTCTTGCTCATCATATTCAGGTGGACGACCAGTTGCCACTGCACAGAATGAACAACTTCTAGTACATACATTTCCCAGAATCATGAAAGTGGCAGTTCCTGCACCCCAGCATTCTCCCATATTTGGGCAATTTCCGCTTTCGCAGATGGTGTGCAATTTATTTTCATCCACAATCTTGCGAACATTTGCATACTCTTTACCCACAGGTAATTTCACCCTTAACCAATCCGGTTTTTTATTCTTCTTTTTTTCTTCTTGGCTTACTACCGGTAAATCTATCATATCAAACTATTAATCGATTCTTAATCTATTTTCTTGACCCAAACAGTATACTTACAAATGCAGCTGGGTAAAAGTTATAATTTTTTGTACTTGTTGGGACTATTTCTATTTCTCTACCAAAAATTTCAGCTAAAAACCCCACCTCAAATCCAGTTACTTTGCTTTTAAATGATCCAAATTCAAATAGCAATGAGGCTCTTAAATGTGCACCCAATGCAACTTCCATTTGGTCTAAACTTGAAAAATAGCCAGCTGATCCTAAAATGGCAGTAGAACCAGCTCCGTTTATAAATTGAGAATAGGTTACTAAACCACCTCCTTCACTTCTTAATAAATAAGGGGAAACCAATCCTAATGTAGGACCTCCAGCTACAACACCGTTAATTTGCACTCCTTTTTGCTCTGCTTTTTTAAATAATAACAGATCATAACCATACATTAAGCGTGTACTTACAAGGTATTTTTCTTTGCCTTCATAAAAGGATGTGCCGAAAATTGACGGAGCTTGTCTTCTTCTTTCCTGCGGGTGTCTGATATTGGCAATCTCTATACCAAATGTATGAAAAATACGGTCTGATTTTTTATAGCTATATCTGAAAAAACCGCCAGAGACAAATCCACCATTAGTAGCTTTACTGACTCCGAAAAGGAATTCTTGACCATAGTCAAATGGATCATCCTTTTGACTTTTTGCTTCCGCCAAAAGGAAAAGTAGTAAGGAAGAAA
Protein-coding sequences here:
- a CDS encoding carbon-nitrogen hydrolase family protein → MQDNFIVTLENLKLKDYRSLLKSMKKAYAGWDDLWEVEHIKTLIDKFPEGQLCVLVNGQVAGCALSIVVDYSKFGDNHTYKEITGNETFDTHDPDGDVFYGIDVFVHPDFRGMRVGRRMYDARKDLVEQLNLKSIIAGGRLPGYSKYAEKFTPKQYIQKVIAKEVYDKTLSFQLSNDFHVKKVLKGYLPGDKQSAEFAALIEWNNIYYEPSEEYVHIPKTVIRLGLVQWQMRPTPSLKAMQEQIEFFIDVVSGYQCDFILFPELFNAPLMAEFNHLDEATAIRELAKYTEPLKEIFQEYAINYNVNIITGSMPVMNRGKLYNKGFLCRRDGTSETYEKIHMTPAEVSAWGMTGGKKIQAFDTDCGKIGINICYDVEFPEMGRLLADEGVKILFVPFLTDTQNGYMRVRLCSQARAIENECYVAIAGSVGNLPKVNNMDIQFAQSGVFTPSDFAFPTNGVKTEATPNTEMTVIADVDVNLLKELHTYGSVRNLKDRRKDLYTIKKK
- the lipA gene encoding lipoyl synthase, whose amino-acid sequence is MIDLPVVSQEEKKKNKKPDWLRVKLPVGKEYANVRKIVDENKLHTICESGNCPNMGECWGAGTATFMILGNVCTRSCSFCAVATGRPPEYDEQEPQRVAEAIKKMGVKHAVLTSVNRDELKDRGAEIWYQTVVKTKELSPETTIETLIPDVKGKWDALYRMIEAGQEVVSHNIETVPSLYRRVRPQAKYQRSLDQIKLTKEYGKRTKTGIMVGLGETQDEMFATMDDLVAHGCDILTVGQYLQPTKRHHDVIEYVHPEVFDMYREEGLKRGLKYVESGPLVRSSYHAERHVNVPI